From one Mytilus edulis chromosome 1, xbMytEdul2.2, whole genome shotgun sequence genomic stretch:
- the LOC139527952 gene encoding dystroglycan 1-like translates to MKDWDRCNNCSSNLDCTKSQKFVKRKQTYSIKMNSLTFLSLGFLLISQCVAQDFKLDVENLVNSLDFKKPGKTEPVALHWGIADTSAVVGKMFNYVIPSDAFKGDIISYKIMEVGKDGLPVWLHFDSKNHQLKGIPSPGDLGQHYLEVVVKGLQNSVAKDVFSVTVTGESPVLKYTPSNSQNGKPQVVRCRREVPETAVTIVVDADLESLPALNRLDLVNSAASYLGLANDMMKLLPKGDKPMIDSSTLVAGSGNIKEPKHTGVQVSWLVGCGQVEKDHMPVLHHVEKTALNGSLARAVGYQISGWQVTNTLFQEAPHRRRRAIRATATPAVTRGPPTVSEVVTVTDPIKPTDVEEPMTRSIPIMVSPSLDIQATKSVVVPPATPEPTEMMTKVVTKSTPIMPPTTPKGTPKPVPTKTEILPTKTHVMTAAPPTKTTTESSMIDNSPKCDDGSLAAPIRKGKMDDLVFTAGESSVIAVPDDLFYDCLEGSTGQLRLDLFIDGMQVLSPNSWIGLQRKNNKWFITGAPLANDMGMKSYRITAQNRKGLFSPAFANFMVTVIKSNIKNLENPSHELGLVLDEDFDKFTVAKRMILVNQIKRIYRDDSTDNISILKFERGSVKFGWTNNTLPTDHCPIDGIKTVVGRLVKEDGQLTDRARRMLKDFSVNKATAQPKGECLNNPDFPVHGEVDQPQPIDPIPDGKTPKPTPKPTTLTPKKEEQESDDDMLITTVVPAVVIIIILLIALFIACCLYRKRRKGKMSLEDKNTFVNKGAPIIFPDEYDEKPNDANKPLIMDDEKPPMPPPEYTRASSESSRSSDHKNEEYEEHDMTDMSSPMIQPPPPIHSSGGNKQPRPHMQTAYNNKPAPYVPP, encoded by the exons ATGAAGGATTGGGATAGATGCAACAACTGCAGTTCTAATTTGGATTGTACTAAATCACAGAAATTTGTCAAGAGGAAGCAAACATACTCTATAAAAATGAATTCTTTAACATTTTTATCCCTAGGATTTTTACTCATTTCACAATGTGTAGCACAGGATTTTAAGTTAGATGTAGAAAATTTAGTTAATTCTTTGGATTTTAAAAAGCCAGGAAAGACAGAACCAGTAGCTTTACATTGGGGAATAGCCGATACTTCAGCTGTAGTTGGGAAAATGTTTAATTATGTCATACCTAGTGATGCCTTTAAAGGAGATATAATCAGTTATAAG ATTATGGAAGTTGGCAAAGATGGATTACCAGTATGGTTACATTTTGATAGTAAAAATCACCAATTGAAAGGCATTCCAAGTCCAGGAGACCTTGGACAACATTACCTCGAAGTTGTAGTCAAAGGATTGCAGAATTCTGTAGCCAAAGATGTTTTCTCAGTAACTGTAACAGGAGAATCTCCAGTCCTTAAATATACCCCATCAAACTCACAGAACGGGAAACCACAGGTCGTCAGATGTAGACGAGAAGTTCCAGAAACAGCCGTCACAATTGTTGTTGATGCCGATTTAGAATCTTTACCAGCTTTAAATAGATTAGACTTGGTCAATTCTGCCGCATCCTACCTCGGTCTAGCCAATGATATGATGAAACTGCTTCCAAAGGGAGATAAACCAATGATTGACAGCTCAACTTTAGTGGCTGGATCTGGTAATATCAAAGAGCCTAAACACACTGGGGTTCAAGTATCATGGCTGGTTGGTTGTGGACAGGTAGAGAAAGATCACATGCCAGTTTTACATCATGTTGAAAAAACAGCTCTTAATGGTAGTTTGGCTCGTGCAGTTGGTTACCAAATTAGTGGATGGCAAGTAACTAATACACTGTTTCAGGAAGCTCCTCATAGGAGGAGGAGAGCAATAAGAGCAACAGCTACTCCAGCCGTGACTAGAGGTCCACCAACGGTTTCAGAAGTGGTTACTGTCACTGATCCAATCAAACCAACCGATGTAGAGGAACCAATGACCAGAAGTATACCTATAATGGTCTCGCCATCTTTGGATATCCAAGCCACAAAGTCTGTTGTAGTACCACCAGCAACTCCAGAACCAACAGAAATGATGACCAAAGTTGTCACTAAATCTACTCCAATCATGCCACCAACAACACCAAAAGGTACACCGAAACCAGTCCCAACCAAAACAGAAATCTTACCAACTAAAACACATGTGATGACAGCAGCCCCACCCACTAAAACTACTACCGAGTCTTCAATGATTGATAACTCACCCAAATGTGACGATGGTAGTCTAGCAGCTCCTATCAGAAAGGGCAAAATGGACGATCTTGTATTTACCGCAGGAGAATCTAGTGTGATTGCAGTTCCTGATGATTTGTTTTATGATTGTCTGGAAGGGTCAACCGGTCAATTACGATTGGATTTATTCATTGATGGTATGCAAGTCCTTAGTCCAAATTCATGGATTGGTTTACAAAGGAAAAATAACAAGTGGTTTATTACTGGAGCACCGCTTGCAAATGACATGGGAATGAAAAGTTATAGAATTACAGCACAAAATAGAAAAGGACTCTTCTCTCCTGCGTTTGCCAATTTCATGGTGacagttataaagtcaaacattaaaaatcttgaaaatcctTCACATGAGTTGGGATTAGTTTTAGATgaagattttgataaatttactGTGGCCAAAAGGATGATTCTAGTTAATCAAATTAAGAGAATATATCGGGATGATAGCACAGATAACATTAGCATACTCAAATTTGAACGTGGATCTGTAAAGTTTGGCTGGACAAATAATACTCTCCCAACAGACCATTGTCCTATTGATGGCATTAAAACTGTGGTTGGCAGACTTGTCAAGGAAGATGGTCAATTAACAGATAGGGCCAGGCGTATGTTGAAAGACTTTTCTGTTAACAAGGCTACTGCACAGCCAAAAGGAGAATGTTTGAATAATCCAGACTTTCCTGTCCACGGTGAAGTTGATCAACCACAACCAATTGATCCCATTCCAGATGGTAAAACTCCCAAGCCTACGCCAAAACCTACAACATTAACTCCAAAGAAAGAGGAACAAGAAAGTGATGATGATATGTTGATAACCACTGTTGTTCCTGCCGTTGTCATAATCATCATCCTACTGATCGCTTTGTTTATTGCCTGCTGTTTGTACCGTAAGAGAAGGAAGGGAAAGATGTCATTGGAAGATAAAAATACCTTTGTAAACAAAGGAGCACCGATTATATTCCCCGATGAATACGATGAGAAACCAAATGATGCTAACAAACCACTTATAATGGATGATGAAAAACCACCAATGCCACCACCAGAATATACTCGTGCATCAAGTGAAAGTTCCAGATCGTCCGATCATAAAAATGAGGAATATGAAGAACATGATATGACTGACATGAGTTCTCCTATGATTCAACCTCCTCCTCCAATACATAGTTCTGGAGGAAACAAACAACCAAGACCTCACATGCAAACTGCTTACAATAACAAGCCTGCTCCATACGTGCCACCGTAA